From one Xiphophorus hellerii strain 12219 chromosome 18, Xiphophorus_hellerii-4.1, whole genome shotgun sequence genomic stretch:
- the actmap gene encoding actin maturation protease isoform X1: MSPPPAPGPPPPAPCPPPPAAEKKKLYQTIASSRRPVEGDHTEACLLLRQRESCFRQDLQWLLVNKYVPSLIQDGPQCGLVALWMAAHLRQPQLSVAMETVVQTAVRRGCTAQGEMFSACNMALLAEELCVCKAELLSGGLSGRNSAAIVEHLWSGQPVLIPYDEDFNHEPCQRQGYRAHWAVASGVLLGLNQGSVNNEYAQPDPSLPWLYVAKGGHLPCPITSTSATEVYILAKQGKSLRYQLWSLDSVAQSNGQLRMMDPLRANDGSQYVVPEGGVEAGLAGQAVLLHTRTRQQEPQ, from the exons ATGTCTCCCCCTCCAGCTCCGGGTCCTCCACCTCCTGCTCCGTGTCCTCCACCTCCTGCAGCGGAGAAGAAGAAGCTGTACCAGACCATAGCCAGCAGCAGGCGTCCTGTGGAGGGGGATCACACTGAGGCTTGCCTGCTCCTCAGACAGAGGGAGAGCTG TTTCAGGCAGGACCTGCAGTGGTTACTAGTAAACAAGTACGTGCCTTCCCTCATCCAAGACGGCCCACA GTGTGGCTTGGTGGCCCTGTGGATGGCTGCCCACCTGCGACAGCCGCAGCTGAGCGTCGCCATGGAGACGGTGGTTCAGACAGCAGTGAGGAGGGGCTGCACCGCCCAGGGGGAAATGTTTTCAG CGTGTAACATGGCCCTGCTGGCAGAGGAGCTCTGTGTCTGTAAGGCTGAACTGCTGTCGGGAGGTCTGAGTGGCAGAAACTCGGCAGCCATCGTCGAACACCTGTGGAGCGGACAACCTGTTCTCATCCC GTATGATGAGGACTTCAACCATGAGCCATGCCAGCGTCAGGGTTACAGGGCGCACTGGGCCGTTGCTTCAG GTGTGCTCCTCGGTTTGAACCAGGGGAGCGTAAACAACGAGTACGCTCAACCAGATCCCTCTCTGCCCTGGCTCTACGTCGCCAAAGGCGGCCATCTTCCTTGTCCCATCACCAGCACGAGCGCCACTGAGGTTTACATCCTCGCCAAGCAGGGCAAGAGCCTGCGCTACCAGCTGTGGAGTCTGGACAGCGTTGCCCAGAGCAACGGGCAGCTGAGGATGATGGACCCTCTTCGAGCCAACGATGGGAGCCAGTATGTGGTTCCGGAAGGAGGAGTGGAGGCCGGGCTCGCGGGACAGGCAGTTTTACTCCACACGAGGACTCGGCAGCAGGAACCACAGTGA
- the snrpa gene encoding U1 small nuclear ribonucleoprotein A — protein MTTPEVRPNHTIYINNLNEKIKKDELKKSLYAIFSQFGQILDILVARNLKMKGQAFVIFKEINSASNALRSMQGFPFYDKPMRIQYSKTDSDIIAKMKGTYVERDRKKEKKKPKPEPGVSKKAAAAMVAGVPAAMPGMPPMSQAPRMMHIPGQPPYMPPPGMMPPPGMAPGQMPPGALAPGQMMPGQMPQQVSENPPNHILFLTNLPEETNELMLSMLFNQFPGFKEVRLVPGRHDIAFVEFENEVQAGAARDALQGFKITQTNAMKISFAKK, from the exons ATGACCACTCCGGAGGTTCGTCCCAATCACACCATCTACATCAACAACCTGAATGAGAAAATCAAGAAAGATG AGCTGAAAAAGTCGCTTTATGCCATCTTCTCGCAGTTTGGCCAAATTCTGGACATTTTGGTAGCACGGAACTTGAAGATGAAGGGCCAGGCCTTTGTTATATTTAAAGAGATCAACAGCGCCTCCAACGCCCTGAGGTCCATGCAGGGCTTTCCCTTCTACGACAAACCCATG CGCATCCAGTACTCCAAGACAGACTCCGACATCATAGCGAAGATGAAGGGGACCTATGTGGAACGAGACCgtaaaaaggagaagaagaagcccAAGCCTGAACCGGGCGTAAGtaagaaagcagcagcagccatgGTGGCTGGAGTCCCTGCAGCCATGCCG GGAATGCCTCCTATGAGCCAGGCTCCACGGATGATGCACATTCCAGGTCAGCCGCCGTACATGCCCCCTCCCGGCATGATGCCCCCACCTGGAATGGCCCCCGGCCAGATGCCCCCAGGGGCCCTTGCTCCTGGTCAGATGATGCCTGGACAGATGCCCCAGCAG GTTTCAGAAAATCCCCCCAATCACATCCTCTTCCTCACAAACCTGCCAGAGGAGACGAACGAGCTCATGCTCTCCATGCTGTTCAACCA GTTCCCCGGCTTCAAAGAGGTGCGATTGGTTCCCGGTCGCCACGACATCGCCTTCGTGGAGTTTGAAAACGAAGTCCAGGCCGGCGCGGCGCGAGATGCCCTGCAGGGCTTCAAGATCACACAGACGAACGCCATGAAGATCTCCTTTGCTAAGAAGTGA
- the actmap gene encoding actin maturation protease isoform X2 — MSPPPAPGPPPPAPCPPPPAAEKKKLYQTIASSRRPVEGDHTEACLLLRQRESWCGLVALWMAAHLRQPQLSVAMETVVQTAVRRGCTAQGEMFSACNMALLAEELCVCKAELLSGGLSGRNSAAIVEHLWSGQPVLIPYDEDFNHEPCQRQGYRAHWAVASGVLLGLNQGSVNNEYAQPDPSLPWLYVAKGGHLPCPITSTSATEVYILAKQGKSLRYQLWSLDSVAQSNGQLRMMDPLRANDGSQYVVPEGGVEAGLAGQAVLLHTRTRQQEPQ; from the exons ATGTCTCCCCCTCCAGCTCCGGGTCCTCCACCTCCTGCTCCGTGTCCTCCACCTCCTGCAGCGGAGAAGAAGAAGCTGTACCAGACCATAGCCAGCAGCAGGCGTCCTGTGGAGGGGGATCACACTGAGGCTTGCCTGCTCCTCAGACAGAGGGAGAGCTG GTGTGGCTTGGTGGCCCTGTGGATGGCTGCCCACCTGCGACAGCCGCAGCTGAGCGTCGCCATGGAGACGGTGGTTCAGACAGCAGTGAGGAGGGGCTGCACCGCCCAGGGGGAAATGTTTTCAG CGTGTAACATGGCCCTGCTGGCAGAGGAGCTCTGTGTCTGTAAGGCTGAACTGCTGTCGGGAGGTCTGAGTGGCAGAAACTCGGCAGCCATCGTCGAACACCTGTGGAGCGGACAACCTGTTCTCATCCC GTATGATGAGGACTTCAACCATGAGCCATGCCAGCGTCAGGGTTACAGGGCGCACTGGGCCGTTGCTTCAG GTGTGCTCCTCGGTTTGAACCAGGGGAGCGTAAACAACGAGTACGCTCAACCAGATCCCTCTCTGCCCTGGCTCTACGTCGCCAAAGGCGGCCATCTTCCTTGTCCCATCACCAGCACGAGCGCCACTGAGGTTTACATCCTCGCCAAGCAGGGCAAGAGCCTGCGCTACCAGCTGTGGAGTCTGGACAGCGTTGCCCAGAGCAACGGGCAGCTGAGGATGATGGACCCTCTTCGAGCCAACGATGGGAGCCAGTATGTGGTTCCGGAAGGAGGAGTGGAGGCCGGGCTCGCGGGACAGGCAGTTTTACTCCACACGAGGACTCGGCAGCAGGAACCACAGTGA
- the itpkcb gene encoding inositol-trisphosphate 3-kinase Cb, with protein sequence MGQTRSDLSHCTATTGGAKWKSSDTPHRLSISRFRSKRKPRSEQLSRNPMRNKVLSCLGRRKRYPSQTEEDSGPGTEAADPAARRGHKAGKLPRDEAASASGEYRAATGCFEASSGLGGHVEAVQLAVNREATSADAPGLETRSGVREDHASDPPAGDMEHQPVGGSYKNRFVSGFGTDLSLNPLLTSDPDAERTSTCSPPDQHLCGGLSILDDGMKGDMTQTESCAGDQNNGCLDGPESVKHPEQTNRSPPRQSFPGTIPKLIITRDTSPIRCQGTTALQTDQPSCFDLQAEDESPCSDSGCGGSPALMRTPRKLSTSSSIGLSSASSFEESEDDYTGSDIESSLSPTRSLCSAGDGSGSKSWSKLKSMVHFSPLAFTLKPRHSWVQLAGHTGSFTAGDGGRLLKRYCECEQRCLEKLMKDVLRPYVPGYYGVLHKDEQDFNIMDDLLTDFDMPSIMDCKMGSRTCLEEELIKAKECQRLRRDMYEKMISVDPAAPTEEERAQQGVLKPRYMRWRETLSSTATLGFRIEGIKKGDGSCNTSFKKTKHKEQVVKAFEDFVDGDVQILKSYLKRLEELRSVLEKSEFFRTHEVVGSSLLFVHDASGKASVWMIDFGKTVPLPPPMTLDHRTPWVEGNREDGYLWGMDNLIDIFGSMLPRTHCDRDQNSEEA encoded by the exons ATGGGCCAAACGCGCTCTGATCTCTCGCACTGCACCGCCACCACAGGCGGGGCGAAGTGGAAATCAAGCGACACGCCTCATCGACTCAGTATCTCCAGATTCAGGAGCAAAAGGAAGCCGCGGAGCGAGCAGCTGAGCAGGAATCcaatgagaaacaaagtgttgTCCTGTCTGGGAAGGAGGAAGCGATACCCCAGTCAGACCGAGGAGGATTCGGGCCCCGGAACGGAGGCCGCCGATCCAGCGGCGCGCCGCGGACACAAAGCAGGGAAGTTGCCCCGAGACGAGGCTGCATCGGCGAGTGGGGAGTATCGAGCAGCCACGGGTTGTTTCGAGGCATCGTCCGGCCTCGGTGGCCATGTCGAAGCGGTCCAGCTCGCCGTGAACCGAGAGGCTACTTCAGCTGATGCGCCAGGCTTGGAAACGCGGAGCGGCGTGCGAGAAGACCATGCCTCGGATCCCCCAGCCGGGGACATGGAGCATCAGCCAGTGGGGGGAAGCTACAAGAACCGCTTTGTGTCTGGGTTCGGGACTGATCTGAGTTTGAACCCCCTCCTCACCTCTGACCCGGACGCTGAACGGACTTCGACCTGCTCGCCCCCGGATCAGCATTTGTGCGGGGGGCTCTCGATACTGGACGATGGCATGAAAGGAGACATGACTCAAACCGAATCCTGCGCCGGGGATCAGAACAATGGCTGCCTGGACGGACCCGAGAGCGTAAAACACCCGGAGCAGACGAACCGAAGCCCCCCGAGGCAAAGTTTTCCTGGAACGATACCGAAACTGATCATAACCAGAGACACCAGCCCCATCCGCTGCCAGGGCACCACGGCCCTGCAGACCGACCAGCCCTCCTGTTTTGATCTCCAGGCGGAAGACGAGTCCCCCTGCTCGGACAGCGGCTGCGGCGGCTCTCCTGCCCTGATGCGGACCCCCAGGAAGCtgtccacctcctcctccataGGCCTGTCCTCAGCCTCCTCCTTTGAGGAGTCCGAGGACGACTACACCGGCAGCGACATCGAGTCCAGCCTGTCCCCGACCCGGTCTCTGTGCAGCGCAGGGGACGGCTCAGGG agtAAATCCTGGAGCAAGTTGAAGAGCATGGTTCACTTTTCCCCTTTAGCCTTTACGCTAAAGCCCCGTCACTCGTGGGTGCAGCTAGCTGGCCACACAG GCAGCTTCACGGCCGGAGACGGCGGCCGTCTGCTGAAGCGCTACTGCGAGTGTGAGCAGCGGTGTCTGGAGAAGCTCATGAAGGACGTTCTGCGTCCCTACGTCCCCGGGTATTACGGTGTGCTGCACAAGGACGAGCAGGACTTCAACATCATGGACGACCTGCTGACTGACTTCGACATGCCTTCCATCATGGACTGTAAGATGGGCAGCAG GACCTGCTTGGAGGAGGAGCTGATAAAAGCGAAGGAGTGCCAACGTCTGCGAAGAGACATGTACGAGAAGATGATCTCCGTGGACCCGGCGGCCCCCACCGAGGAGGAGCGCGCTCAGCAGGGCGTCCTGAAGCCTCGCTACATGAGGTGGAGGGAGACGCTGAGCTCCACCGCCACGCTCGGCTTCCGCATCGAGGGCATTAAG AAAGGTGACGGCTCGTGCAACACCAGCTTCAAGAAGACGAAGCACAAAGAGCAGGTGGTGAAGGCCTTCGAGGACTTTGTTGACGGCGACGTTCAGATCCTG aaaagttACCTGAAGCGTCTGGAAGAGCTGCGCTCCGTTCTTGAGAAGTCGGAGTTCTTCAGGACCCATGAG GTCGTGGGCAGCTCTCTTCTGTTCGTGCACGACGCATCCGGAAAGGCGAGCGTCTGGATGATCGACTTCGGCAAGACGGTTCCCCTGCCGCCCCCCATGACGTTGGACCACAGGACGCCCTGGGTGGAGGGCAACAGGGAGGACGGCTACCTGTGGGGGATGGACAACCTCATCGACATCTTCGGCAGCATGCTGCCTCGGACGCATTGCGATCGAGATCAAAACTCGGAGGAGGCGTGA